The sequence ATCGTCGCGGCTCTCGCGGCCTTCAGGGAGAAGAAGGGGGAGGCCGACGAGGCGATCCGCATCATCGAGGACGATCCCGATGTCGCCAGGGATCCCGTCGCGGGCACGCGTCTCGCCCTTCTCTATCTCGACTCGGGCAGAACGTCGGATCTCCGCGCGCTGCTCGCCGGCCTGAACGGCGCGGTGCGGTCTCCGATCGAATGGCGTTGCGCGTCCTGCGGTGCCTTCGCGAGCGTCCCCCACACGTATTGCACCGCCTGTTCCGGCATCGGCACCTTCGTGAGACATGAAGACGACGACATGGCATAGACGGGTCGCGGCGGCGGCGGCGATTCTCGCGTTCCTGGCCGCGATGGACGCCGATGCGAGCGTCAGGCGCATCAGGCAACTCGTCGCCGGGAAGCGATACGAGCAGGCACGCATGGAGCTCCTCGACGAGATCGGCGGGCTCGGCGGAAACTCGCGCTCCGAGGGATTGCTGCTTCTCGCCGATCTCGAGACCGATCCGGCCCGGACGATCGCGCTCTACGAGCGTGTCATCGAGGAGGGACGCCCTCGCGAGGCGCTCCGGGCTCGAGTCGCGATCGGCAAGATCAGGTACGCGTCGGGAGAATACCGCGAGGCGGCGAGGATCCTCTCGGAGCTTCCGGCGGGCGGAAACGGCGGCGACAGACTCGAAGGCGTCTATTTCCGCGCGCTCTGCTGGAAACGTCTCGGCGATCTCTCGCGTGCTCGGAGGGATCTCGAAACGATCGACCGGGGCCCGTTTCTCTACTGGAGCTATCTCACCCGCGCCGAGATCGACATGCTGGAAGGCCGTATCGCCGATGCCGTCGAACGGTACGAGACGGTTGCGAGCAGCAGATCCTACCCCTTCGCGGGCTTCCGTCTCGGGGAGTGCTACGAGATACTCGGCGAACGCGAGAAGGCGCTCGACGTGTACAACACGATACTGACGCAGTTCCCCAGGTCGCTCGAGGCCCCGAAGGCGAGGGAGAAGATACAGATGATCGGTTACGCCGGATCCGGGGGCGAACGGGCCGGCCGGCGTGAAAAGACGACCACCAACGCGTTTTCCGACGGTTCAGAGGATCTCCCGGGCGTCGGATTCACCATACAGCTCGGGGCGTTCTCCGAGCAGGAGAACGCGGAACGGTTCGCCGCCGAACTCCGCGATCTCATCGACGGGTTGCGCATCGAACGGATCGAGCGCGGCGGAAGGACCTGGCACCGGATCCGTGTCGGCCGATACGGGACGCGGGAAGAGGCCGAGGCCGCCGCAGCGCGCATAAAGAACGAGACCGGTTACTCGAGCAAGATTCTACCGCTGGGATAGATGGCATCCAGGCAGACACCGCTGATGGTCCAGTACCGGGAGGTGAAGAAACGCCACCCGGACGCGATCCTGTTCTTCCAGGTCGGGGACTTCTACGAGACGTTCGAAGACGACGCCCGCGAGATATCCCGCATCCTCAACATAGCCTTGACCTCCCGCGACCGAGACAGCGAGAATCCCGTCCCCCTCGCCGGCGTTCCCGTACACGCCGCGGAGACGTACATCTCGCGCCTTCTCGGCGCGGGCAAAACGGTCGTCGTCTGCGACCAGGTCGAACAGCCCACGGCCGGAAAGAAGCTCGTCAGGCGCGAGGTGGTCGACGTCGTCACGCCGGGCACCACGCTCTCGCCGTCGACGCTCGACGAGCGCGAGAACAACTTCGTCGCCGCCGCCGTCGTCGTGCGCGAGCGATGCGGGTTCGCCATGCTCGACCTCTCGACGGGGGAATTCGACGCGGGCGAAAACACCCTGGCGGCCGCGGAGAACATCCTCGCGGGCTACCGGTTCCGGGAGGCGGTCGTGCCCCGGGGCGGGGAGGAGGCGAAGCGCCTTCTCTCGACGGGCGACGGAGACTGCTCGTTCCGCGAGATCGACGACTGGCGTTTCGGCGCCGAGGAGGGGAGACGGGTCCTCCTCGAGCATTTCGCCGTGGAAAACCTCGTCTGCTTCGGCATCGACGACGAACCGCTCGCCGCCGCGGCGGCAGGAGCGCTCCTCGGATGGGTGGGCGAGCTGCGCGGCTCGGGGTTGAAGCATATCACGGGTCTCCGCCGGTTCGCGACGAGCGACACCCTCTTCCTCGACGCGGAGACGCTCCGCAACCTCGAGCTCTTCGATCCGATCCGCGGCGGCGCGGTCGAATCGACTCTCGTTTACCACGTCGACCGGACGCTGACAGCCCCCGGGGCGCGGGTCCTCAGATCCTGGCTCAGGCACCCATCCCGGGCGATCGCGGCGATCGAGGCCCGTCTCGCGGGCATCGACGCGCTCGTCTCCGACCAGATCGCCCTCCGCGCGCTCCGCGGCGCGCTGGGCGGGTTTCCCGACGTCGAGCGGCTTCTCGCGCGCATCAGCGCTGAAAAGGCAGGGCCCCGCGAGCTGCTCGCGCTCTCCGACGCGCTCGGCCGGGCACCGCAGATCGCCGATGCCGTTCGCGGTATCGACACGGCGATCGTCCTCGACGCCGCCTCCGACCTGCGTCTCGAGACCGGCTCATACGAATTGATCCGGCGATCGATCGAGCCCGGCTCACCGCCCCACCTGCGCGACGGCGGCGTCGTCAGGCGCGGGTTCGACGAACGGCTCGACCGTCTCATCGACGACTCGGAGGGCGGAAAACGATGGGTCGCCGCGCTCCAGGAATCCGAGCGAAAGCGGACGGGGATCTCCTCCCTCAAGGTCGGCTTCAACAGGGTCTTCGGATACTATATCGAGGTCTCCCGCGCCCATGCCGACAAGGTGCCCGGAAACTACGCGGCGCGCCAGACGCTCGTCGCCTCGCAGCGATACGTCACGGCCGAGCTCAAGGAGCGGGAGCAGTCCATCCTCTTGGCGGAAGCCAGGCGCGTCGAGCTGGAGAAAACGATCTTCGCCGGGATCTGCCGCCGGATCGCGGCGGAATCGGCGACCCTGCAACGGATCGCCGCCGCGTCCGCGAAACTCGACGTCCTCGCCGGACTGGCGGATCTCGCGATCGAACGGCACTGGTGCCGCCCCGCCGTCGACGACTCGAACGACCTCGTCATCGTCGGGGGTCGTCATCCGGTCGTCGAGGCGCTCGTCGATCGCGAATTCATCCCGAACGACCTCGTTCTCAGGCCTGACGAACGCCAGGTCATCGTCATCACCGGACCGAACATGGGCGGGAAATCGACCTTCATACGTCAGGCGGCAATCATCTCCATCCTCGCCCACGCCGGATCCTTCGTTCCGGCCGACCGGGCCGAGATCGGCTTGATGGACCGCGTCTTCACCCGTGTG comes from Candidatus Krumholzibacteriota bacterium and encodes:
- a CDS encoding SPOR domain-containing protein, producing MKTTTWHRRVAAAAAILAFLAAMDADASVRRIRQLVAGKRYEQARMELLDEIGGLGGNSRSEGLLLLADLETDPARTIALYERVIEEGRPREALRARVAIGKIRYASGEYREAARILSELPAGGNGGDRLEGVYFRALCWKRLGDLSRARRDLETIDRGPFLYWSYLTRAEIDMLEGRIADAVERYETVASSRSYPFAGFRLGECYEILGEREKALDVYNTILTQFPRSLEAPKAREKIQMIGYAGSGGERAGRREKTTTNAFSDGSEDLPGVGFTIQLGAFSEQENAERFAAELRDLIDGLRIERIERGGRTWHRIRVGRYGTREEAEAAAARIKNETGYSSKILPLG
- the mutS gene encoding DNA mismatch repair protein MutS, with product MASRQTPLMVQYREVKKRHPDAILFFQVGDFYETFEDDAREISRILNIALTSRDRDSENPVPLAGVPVHAAETYISRLLGAGKTVVVCDQVEQPTAGKKLVRREVVDVVTPGTTLSPSTLDERENNFVAAAVVVRERCGFAMLDLSTGEFDAGENTLAAAENILAGYRFREAVVPRGGEEAKRLLSTGDGDCSFREIDDWRFGAEEGRRVLLEHFAVENLVCFGIDDEPLAAAAAGALLGWVGELRGSGLKHITGLRRFATSDTLFLDAETLRNLELFDPIRGGAVESTLVYHVDRTLTAPGARVLRSWLRHPSRAIAAIEARLAGIDALVSDQIALRALRGALGGFPDVERLLARISAEKAGPRELLALSDALGRAPQIADAVRGIDTAIVLDAASDLRLETGSYELIRRSIEPGSPPHLRDGGVVRRGFDERLDRLIDDSEGGKRWVAALQESERKRTGISSLKVGFNRVFGYYIEVSRAHADKVPGNYAARQTLVASQRYVTAELKEREQSILLAEARRVELEKTIFAGICRRIAAESATLQRIAAASAKLDVLAGLADLAIERHWCRPAVDDSNDLVIVGGRHPVVEALVDREFIPNDLVLRPDERQVIVITGPNMGGKSTFIRQAAIISILAHAGSFVPADRAEIGLMDRVFTRVGSSDNLAKGQSTFLVEMGETAKILHNCTSRSLVLLDEVGRGTSTLDGLSLAWAVTEFLIENERRRPKTLFATHYHELTRLADLYPGVHNMRVDVKEWGNRIIFLYRIVPGACDRSYGIHVAQLAGLPASVIRRAGAILDSLEEGEQLPGDAPAAARQPSLFDAPDPLRDRLLALDTDRVTPIDALRLLDELRRLALETRR